One Deltaproteobacteria bacterium genomic window, TGGAAGAACGCCCGGTGGTCTCCAAAAACCGGCATCCGGCATAGTACATCTGGTTGAACGTATTCATCATGGGGCGCTGAAAATGCAGCATAAGCGACAGCAGGGGACCGAATTTTTCGTGAAGCGCGAGGCCGAACTCGCGGTGCTTTTCAAGGCGTTCGTAGCCTGCAGCAAGGATTTTCCGTCGTTGGGCCGGCGTATCCCGTCGCTCGACCCATTTGGCGGCATGGATCACGGAGCGCCCCACCCGGCTGCCTCTGGCGTAAGCATCCACCCAGACAACCGCCGCATCGTGTGATGTCTCGACACGCGCAATTGTCTTTAGCATCTCGTCGACATCCGGCACGGGTATGCGGTCGATCCTGACAAAGGGAGATGGCACTGGACAAAGTTGCAGCGTCGCGTCTATGATGATACCGATGAGGCCTATACCCCCTAATACGGCATTGAAAAGCTCATGGGAACGGTCTATTTCAAGGGTGCTGCCGTCTGCCAGCATCAGGGTAAAGCGAACGACCTGATGGGCAAAACTGCCGTGGTGCCAGGCGTCCTTTCCGTTGACGTTGACACACATCGCTCCGGCAACGCTGGAGTGTGATTCGGTCGGACTCGCCGGCAGGTAGAGCCGGTGATGGTGAACCACCCGGTAAATATCGATGAGCCGGATGCCGGCCTCCACAGTGATCTGGGCCGCGTCGGCATTGAAGTCGAGTATCCGGTTCATGGCGCTCATGTCCATCAGCGCCTGGCCGTCGTTGAGTGCCAGATCACCATACCCGCGCCCCGCACCGCGTGCGCAGACAGTCATACCCTGTTTGCGGCAGTAGGCAAGCGCCTCGCGGCATTGCTCAATCGATGTCGGCTGCGCAACCAGAGAGCGCGTCTTCATCGAGCCCACTAGAGACTCGAGCGCTTTCCATTTCATAAAGCCCGGTGGGCGTATCGTTCCAGAATTCATCAAGACTCTCCGCGGGCCGCCGGCTGGAAGTTGAGCATATCCAGGGCCTTTGCAAGCACCTGTTGCACCCCGATGCTGGTAAGACACACATTGTCTCCGTCGCAGGGTGAGTTGCGGTGGTTATAGGCTGAAAGACAGGGCGAACAGGACAGGGACGAATGAAATACAACCGCGTTATCGCTTAGGGGCCCATAGAGGACAGGTGTTTCCGGGCCGAAAAATATGATGGTCTTAATGGGTGTCATGGCTGAGAACTGACCCGGTCCACCGTCATTGGTGATGAGCAGCGATGCCAGGTGA contains:
- a CDS encoding FAD-binding oxidoreductase, giving the protein MNSGTIRPPGFMKWKALESLVGSMKTRSLVAQPTSIEQCREALAYCRKQGMTVCARGAGRGYGDLALNDGQALMDMSAMNRILDFNADAAQITVEAGIRLIDIYRVVHHHRLYLPASPTESHSSVAGAMCVNVNGKDAWHHGSFAHQVVRFTLMLADGSTLEIDRSHELFNAVLGGIGLIGIIIDATLQLCPVPSPFVRIDRIPVPDVDEMLKTIARVETSHDAAVVWVDAYARGSRVGRSVIHAAKWVERRDTPAQRRKILAAGYERLEKHREFGLALHEKFGPLLSLMLHFQRPMMNTFNQMYYAGCRFLETTGRSSNTELFLRFGFEASFTVPPAHLVCGPHGYTVQLTFPRSEAREAIVELMGICQSSPCPPVTTILRSHKPDDCLISFSEDGYSLNFEFHPKKRHMDASREAVDQLIEATIRRGGKIHLAKDQVLRPEQFYRVFPRYKELLAIKKRLDPDGLFTSDLARRVGIDPVLNDLSGIPGLLS